Within the Cytophagia bacterium CHB2 genome, the region TCTCTCACCAATCAAAGCGCTGCTGCGCCGGCCATTTCGGTGTCTGCGCCGGCCGTGCGCCCAAGCGTTGGTATTCCGATTCCGGTTCCGGATGCAGAAGTCAGTCCCGAACAAACCTTCGCCTCGCAAGAAGAGTTGGCGCAGGCCGTGGGTCCGATTGGAGAAGGCACGGGCACTGGCGGTGAAGTTGTTTTTGAGCAAGACATTCAAATCGAAGAAGACGGCCCGCCGCCGGATTTCGTGCCCTTTGAAAAAGAACCGGTAGCGATCAAGAAGCCCAGCCCAACCTATCCTGAAATCGCCCGCAAAGCCGGATTGGAAGGCACGGTTTGGCTCAAGGTTTGGGTCGACAAGGAAGGTAAAGTTCGCAAAGCCGTTGTGCAAAAAAGCGACGCAGAGATTTTTAACCAGCCGGCCATTGATGCGGCGACGCAGTGGGTTTTTACGCCTGCCTTGCAACAGAATGGCCCGGTCGCGGTTTGGATTTCCATCCCCTTCCGGTTTAAGCTTTCAGGGAAATAAAGCGTGTCAAGGCCGAAACTTGCAAATATCCTCGCTTACACCGTCGTCGCGGTGACGCTGGGATTCGGCCTTGCCATCTTTATCGGGTTACTCTTCCCCGATTGGGCGCTTGTGCCGGACTATGTGCCGATTCAATTGCGAGTGATGTTTGGTATTGTGGCGGTGTTGATGGGCGTTTATCGTTTGGTGATGATGCGCTTTCAAGCAGCGCGATCTGAAGATAGCGATGAAGAAGATCTTTCTATGCGGCGTCCTGCTCGCCGGGATCGTCGGATGTTCGGTTGAAGAAACGGAAAATCCGACGCGCGGCTATGTTTCACTATTGGTGAATGATTCCCACTTCCGCTTGATGCAGCGGGAAGCGGAACAATTTCACAGTCTTTATCCCAAGGGAAAAGTCGAGTTAAATGCGACCTCGACGCGCGAAGCCATTGTGCATTTGCTCAATGACAGCGTGAGTGCAATCGTTATTGATCGGACCTTCAACGAGGAGGAACAGCAGGTCGTTGATGAGGCCCAGCTCGAGGTGAATCATCTTCGCATTGCCGAAGATGCCTTGGCGATTGTGACGCACCAAAAAAATCCCATTACCAATATTTCCAGACGTTCGCTCGAGATGATCCTGCTGCGCCAGGCTTCCGATTGGAGTGAAATCCCGGAATCCAAATGGTTCGGCCCCATCGAGTTAAGTCTCACCGGGCGCAACTCTGGCCCTTATGAGCTTTTGCAGAGGCATTTTTTTGATTTTAAGGAAGATCTGGTTCTTACCCATCTCGCGGCCAGCCAAAATCAAGTCCTGCATTACGTCGCGACGCATTCCCGTGCCGTTGGCATCGTTTCGTTGAGTTGTTTGGCGGACAGCGTGGGCCATCCCGCGCCTCACGATTCAACGACGACGCTGCGCGTTCTGGCGGTTGAAGGCGCCGCCGACTCAACCAATGCCGTTTCATTCGTTACATTGCATCAGGCTCACATTTATCAGGAACGGTATCCGCTGCATTATCCTGTTTACTTTTACTGGCGGCCCATCAGCCGGAGCGTGGCCACCGGCTTTATCACGTTTGTGGCAAGCGGCCCGGGGCAGAAAATTATTTTAGATGCTGGGTTGGTTCCTGCAACCATGCCCGTTCGTTTGGTTCAGCTCAAACAACAATAGGCTTGTGATGAAACGCTTAATCACTTTGATTGTGCTCATGGGACTCAGCGCCGCGTCAACGGCTCTGAGTCAAAATAACAAGGTTTCAGAAGCCCGAGAGTTATTAACGCAAGGTAAAACTCAGGAAGCTTTGAAGGCTTTGCGACAGGCAACCACGGTAAATCCGCGCGACCTGGAAGCGTGGGCATTGCTTGGTGAAGCGCATTTGCAGGCTTCGCAACCGGATTCGGCCCTGGTTGGCGGCCAAAAAGCCATCGATATTAACGGCAAAGATGCGGCAGGTTACGTCGTGGTTGCAAAAGCGGCATTAGCAAAAAAGGATTTCGATCTGGCCTACAGCACGATCAAAAAAGGCCGCAAGAATATTCGCAATAACGCGGCGCTATTGGTGCAGTTGGGCAATGTTTACATGGCGAATGATTCAACGGAACAGGCAATTGCCGCCTACACCTGGGCAAAAGAAGCATACGCCAACAATGTTACCGCCTATGAAGGCCTGGGAGATGCTTACGCCAAGATGGGCAGTATGGGTATGGGCATTCTGCAATATGAAAAATCGCTTGAAATCGACTCTTTGCAAGCCGATCTTTATCACAAACTCGCCAAGTCTTACTTCAAAGAACGGCGATACACGGAAGCGGCCCGCACTTACGAGCGGTTGACCAGCATTGATACCACTAATCAAGCCGCTTTGTTCGAGTTGGGAAAGATTTATACCGCCGCCAAGCTGCCGCGCGAATCGGCGCGTGTTTTTAAAACGCATGTTCGCCGTTTTCCCAAGGTGGAAGAGGCCTGGCCGCTTTATATGGATGCCATGTTCCAAAGCCGGCAATTTCAGGAATCGACGGAGGCGGCGCAGCATGTGTTGCAGCTCAACCCCAACGAGATAAACGCGTTGCGCACACTGGCGGCCTCGCAAGCCGAATTGAAGAATTATCCGGAAGCGATCACCGCGTATGATCGTTTGCGCGGCGTCGATCCGCTCAGCACGGATGACTTAAAACGATTGGGCCGCGCGTATATGGCCAGCGGCCAGGATTCTTTGGCGGCTTCAACCTACGAAAAAGTCGTGCAGGCGGATCCCGAGCAATGGGAGCTTTACAGTGATATTGGCGCGCTTTACATGCGCATGCGGAAATTTGATATTGCGGCTGACATGTTCGAAAAAGAATTCACCCGCGATCCTGATGCGCCTGCAATGGCCACCGTTTACATTAACTATGCCAATTGCAAAATGGCGCTTCGGCAATGGGATGCCGCGCGCGCCGGATTTCGCAAAGCCGTGGTGTTGCAACCGAAATATTTGCGCGGACGCAACTCGCTCGGCCTCTGCTTGAGCCAGGTTGACTCGGTACAGGAAGCGCGCAAGCAATATGAAGCAGTCATTACCCTCGCGGAAGAAGACCGCGAAAAGTACAAAGCGGAATTGGCGGAAGCCAATCGCCAACTTGGGTTCATCAATTTGTTGGACAAAAAATACGCGGGCGCGGAAAGCTATCTGCTCGCGTCGCTCAAGCTGGACGATAGTGACGCCCAAACCCATCTTTGGTTGGCGCAAGCCTACGCTTTACAAAACAAGCGTGAGGACGCCAAGCGGGAGTATAATCGTGTTTTGAAACTTAGCCCTGGTCACAAAGACGCCGTGGAAGGGTTGAAGCTGCTAGGGCAATAACTAAAATGTCCGTTCAAGGAGGAAGGTTTATGCGCAAGACTATCATCGTGCACCTCTTGGGTTTAGCCGCCCTGGCGGTGCTGTCTGGTTGCTCATCAAAGCCACAAATTCCGGCAGTAACCGGATACGAGCTTTATCAAAACCCCTATTTTAAAGGCACGTTTAGTTATCCCAAGGGTTGGCACGTTATTGAAGAAGGCGGCAAGGTTAATATCTATTCCTCGAATGATCCGAATGTCGTTGACAAATTCTACAACCCCACCTCCAAAACCGGCAAAGACGGCGCTCAACTTGCCGTAAGCTATCAGCGGCTTGACTCAGTGCAGGCGCTCGCGCAATATATTGATTCGTTCAAGGAAGCGCGCGCCGCAGAAGGCTTCCAAATTCGATCGGTTGACACAAAAACCGTTGACGGCACCGAAGCCATGCAAATCGTCTACAGCGGCGCTTATGATAAAGAGACAAAAAAGTACGTCGTGCAAACCATGACGCTCAAGGATTCGGTGCTTTATACCATCGAATACAATGCGTTCAATGATTACTTCGAGCCTTATCGTGCAACGATCGATACGCTTCTGGCCTCGATGCGGCTGCCCACCAAACAAGCGGCTGCCGCGGCCGCTGATCCGACCTTGCCCTCTGAGACGTTTGTGGCGTTTTCCAATAACCTGATCAGCATCAATCATCCTGATAATTTCAGCGCCAATGCATTAAAGCCCAAAGCACCCGCCGAAGCCTCGATTCAATTCAAAGGCTATCGTCAGGACTGCACGGTTCAAGTCGATGTGTTGCCCGCGCAAGGCTTGAGCGTGGAAAAAGTTTTTGAGCAGAATGAGAAATTCTTCAAGGGCAGAGGCCAGAGCGAAAGCACGATTGACGGCGTCAAGGCCATCTATCGTGTTTATTCGCCGGTGCGTGGCATTGAAAGCCGGGTTTACTTTTTGGTGAAGAATGATAAGATCTATCG harbors:
- a CDS encoding energy transducer TonB; translated protein: MAALSEVAILEQLFPYGAPELVKNYKKYATTGLIIAALLHAGALGAYYVIPLLFPEEEEPMVTVRIMKYSELGPPPSLTNQSAAAPAISVSAPAVRPSVGIPIPVPDAEVSPEQTFASQEELAQAVGPIGEGTGTGGEVVFEQDIQIEEDGPPPDFVPFEKEPVAIKKPSPTYPEIARKAGLEGTVWLKVWVDKEGKVRKAVVQKSDAEIFNQPAIDAATQWVFTPALQQNGPVAVWISIPFRFKLSGK
- a CDS encoding tetratricopeptide repeat protein gives rise to the protein MLGWFLQPCPFVWFSSNNNRLVMKRLITLIVLMGLSAASTALSQNNKVSEARELLTQGKTQEALKALRQATTVNPRDLEAWALLGEAHLQASQPDSALVGGQKAIDINGKDAAGYVVVAKAALAKKDFDLAYSTIKKGRKNIRNNAALLVQLGNVYMANDSTEQAIAAYTWAKEAYANNVTAYEGLGDAYAKMGSMGMGILQYEKSLEIDSLQADLYHKLAKSYFKERRYTEAARTYERLTSIDTTNQAALFELGKIYTAAKLPRESARVFKTHVRRFPKVEEAWPLYMDAMFQSRQFQESTEAAQHVLQLNPNEINALRTLAASQAELKNYPEAITAYDRLRGVDPLSTDDLKRLGRAYMASGQDSLAASTYEKVVQADPEQWELYSDIGALYMRMRKFDIAADMFEKEFTRDPDAPAMATVYINYANCKMALRQWDAARAGFRKAVVLQPKYLRGRNSLGLCLSQVDSVQEARKQYEAVITLAEEDREKYKAELAEANRQLGFINLLDKKYAGAESYLLASLKLDDSDAQTHLWLAQAYALQNKREDAKREYNRVLKLSPGHKDAVEGLKLLGQ